A genome region from Nycticebus coucang isolate mNycCou1 chromosome 4, mNycCou1.pri, whole genome shotgun sequence includes the following:
- the CDC42EP3 gene encoding cdc42 effector protein 3, giving the protein MPAKTPIYLKAANNKKGKKFKLRDILSPDMISPPLGDFRHTIHIGKEGQHDVFGDISFLQGNYELLPGNQEKACMGQFSGHNEFFRANSTSDSMFSETPSPVLKNAISLPTIGGSQALMLPLLSPVTFSSKQESFGPAKLPRLSCEPVIEEKAQEKSSLLERGRVHQGDTSWGSSGSASQSSQGRDSHSSSLSEQYSDWPAEDMFDRPAPCELVKGKTESEESLSDLTGSLFSLQLDFGPSLLDEVLNVMDKNK; this is encoded by the coding sequence ATGCCAGCCAAGACCCCAATTTATCTGAAAGCGGCCAataacaagaaaggaaagaaatttaagcTGAGGGACATTTTGTCTCCTGATATGATCAGTCCTCCCCTTGGAGACTTTCGCCACACCATTCACATCGGCAAAGAGGGCCAGCACGACGTTTTTGgagatatttctttccttcagggGAACTATGAGCTTTTACCTGGGAACCAGGAGAAAGCCTGCATGGGCCAGTTCTCTGGGCATAACGAGTTCTTCCGGGCCAACAGCACTTCAGACTCGATGTTTTCAGAAACACCCTCTCCGGTGCTCAAAAATGCCATCTCCCTCCCCACCATCGGAGGGTCCCAAGCTCTCATGCTGCCTTTATTGTCACCCGTGACATTCAGTTCTAAACAGGAGTCCTTCGGGCCTGCCAAGCTGCCCAGGCTTAGCTGTGAGCCCGTCATCGAGGAGAAAGCTCAGGAGAAGAGCAGTCTGCTGGAGAGGGGGAGAGTCCACCAGGGAGACACCTCATGGGGCTCCAGTGGTTCTGCCTCTCAGTCCAGCCAGGGCAGGGACAGCCACTCCTCCAGCCTGTCGGAACAGTACTCCGACTGGCCTGCAGAGGACATGTTTGACCGTCCTGCCCCGTGTGAGCTCGTCAAGGGAAAGACTGAGTCAGAGGAGTCGCTCTCCGATCTCACAGGGTCCCTCTTCTCCCTGCAGCTCGACTTTGGGCCCTCACTTTTGGATGAGGTGCTGAACGTCATGGATAAAAATAAGTAA